In a single window of the Nicotiana tomentosiformis chromosome 8, ASM39032v3, whole genome shotgun sequence genome:
- the LOC104087847 gene encoding uncharacterized protein, which produces MEPSRDAAAADDQLARTSEIESQLSSVLYDLSQQVQVAMEHMLKMINEIDQSSTEVTEDMEKCKDSALERRKTLEEQKDNFQRAAYAILNMLNNQEGG; this is translated from the exons ATGGAACCTTCTAGAGACGCTGCTGCCGCCGACGATCAGCTTGCTCGAACTTCTGAAATCGAATCTCAGCTTTCCTCTGTCCTTTACG ACCTCTCACAACAAGTGCAAGTGGCAATGGAGCACATGCTGAAGATGATAAA TGAAATTGATCAGAGCTCTACTGAAGTAACAGAAGACATGGAGAAGTGCAAGGACTCTGCTCTTGAGAGGAGGAAAACTTTAGAGGAACAGAAGGATAATTTTCAAAGAGCTGCTTATGCTATTTTGAACATGCTGAATAACCAGGAGGGCGGCTAG